Part of the Leptolyngbya sp. BL0902 genome, CTCGGCCTGCCACACCATTTGACAGGCCTTGGAAGCCACCACATCCACCGTGCCCCCCGCCGTTAGGACGTGCTTGAGGGTACGGACGGCGTAGATCAGCCCGGAGGCTCCCGTGATCCCCACAATCAAGGGCCGAGCCGGGGGCTGGGGCATGGATTGCATGGTCACAACCTATTCGCTCTCGTCGCTGCTAAGGTCAGATCCAGCGGTTTCAGGGGCGTCCTCGTCGTAGGCGGGGTTTTCTTCGTCGTCGGGCATTTGACTGCCGCCACCCACGGCCACTAGGTCAATCTGCTGACGATAGTAATCGACGCTCTTCACCTGCACATCTACCTTGTCGCCAAGGCGGTATTGCTGGCGGTTTTTACGGCCCACCAGTTTTTGCTGACGGGCGCGATACTCATACCAGTCGTCCTTGAGGGAGCTGACATGCACCAGCCCTTCCACCAGCAGCTCTTCGATTTCCACAAAGAAGCCGTAGGACTGAACGCCCGTAATCAGCCCGTGGAAAACTTCCCCCGTGTGGGAGCGCATAAATTCGGCCTTTTTCAGCCCCTCTAGGTCAGATTCGGCCTCCTGGGCCAGCCGTTCCCGTTCGGTCAGGTGGATGGCAAGGCGGGGTAGGTCGTCCTCTAGATCGTGTTGAATTTCGGGGGGCAGCACATTCCAGCTAATTTGACCGTGGCAGGCGCTATGGTGCAAATCCACACCGTCCTTAGATCGGGTGGAGCGACGATCTCGGCCCGACTCGAACACCGCATGGAGGATGCGATGCACCACCAAATCCGCATAGCGGCGGGAAGGGGAGGTGAAATGGGTGTAGCCCTCGGCCAAGCCCAGGCCAAAGTGCTGGGAGGGATGGGTGCTATAGAAGGCGGGCTGGATGGTTTCGAGCAGCAGGTAGGTGAGGATTTTCTCGGCGCTGGAGTCGGCAAACTGCTCCACAAACCGCTGATAATCCTTGGGCTGGGGCGCATCTTCGGCTTCTAGGGTGAGCTGGATGTCCATGTTTTCCGCCAGCTTGGTGAGTTCCTGCACGTCGTTGGGGTCGGGGGCGCGGTGCAGTCGATAGATGGCTGGAACGCCCAGGGCTACCAGATGTTGGGCCACCAGTTGATTCGCCAGCAGCATACATTCCGTCACCAGGGGGCGGGAAGACACCCCTGCCGACACCACCATGACGCCCAGCAAGCCCTCGTCGTCGTACTGGAACTTGGGAGAGCGGTAGTGGGCCAGGGGTTCTTCGGCATCGGCGGGGAAGTCGTACTCCGGTAGGTTGAGCTCGAAGGATCCGCGATGGAGCCGCTGCCGCTTGATGGCTTGGCTGAGGTAGAGCAGATTGTCTAGGAGATCGTAGATGGGGGCGAGCTTTTTCAGGGCCTTCGCGTCTACCCCTAGGGTGCTGAGCGCGTCAGGGTTATCCCGCTCTAGAACAGCCTGGGCCTCTTGGTAGGTGACGTGATAGTTCACATTCACCACCGAGGGGCGAATTTCGTACTCCAGCACATGCCCGGTATCGTCTAGGGTGGCCAGCATCGACAGGGTGAGCCGATCCTTACCAACCTCCAGGGAACCCAAGCTACCCGACAGCGGCGGCGGCAGCATAGGAATCACCGTATCGCCCAAATACACCGAGGTACCGCGCCTAGCCGCCTCTTGATCAATGGCGGAATGGGCCGGGATGTAGTGGGTAATGTCGGAGATGTGAACCCCCAGCCGCCAGTGGCCCGCCTCGGTTCTGTCGAGGGTGAGGGCATCGTCCATCACCGAGGCGTTGGGGCCGTCAATGGTGAGGGTGAGGGCCTCGCGCAGGTCTAGACGATCCTTGAGGGCCGTTTTGCCTAGGCGGGTGGGCAGGGCTTCGGCTTCCGCCAGCACCCGATCAGAAAACTGGCGGGGCAGGTCGTGCTTGCAGTGGACGATATCGAGGTCGGAGGCCGCTTCAGCATCGCTGCCCAAAATTTGCGCCACCCGCCCCTGGGGAGGGTTTTGGCCGAGGGGATAGCGGACAATTTCTACGTGGGCCAGTTGATCGACGGCCTCGTTTAGATTGCCGCCATTGGCCAACAAAGACAGTTCAAACAGCAGCCGATCATCCAGGGGCACCGCCCGGTAGTCTTCCGCTTCCTGCTTGACGCGGGCCAACACCGAGGCATTCGCCCGTTCTAAGATCAGCCGCACTTCACCTTCGGGGCTGCGTCGTCCGCTGCCTTCTTTGGTCACGCGCACCAGCACTCGATCACCATTCCAGGCGGTATTCAGGTGGCTTTCCCGCACGTAGATATCTTCGGCCCCTTCCTCATCTTGGATGGCAAAGCAAAAGCCTTTGCTGGAACAGCGCAGCTTGCCTTCCACCACGCCATCCTCAGAGTTGCGCCGATATTTACCCCGCTCTTTCACCAACACCCCAATGCGTTCTAGGGCGTCTACGGCAATCTGCAAGTCTCGCTGACTCGTGTCGGTGGTGCAGTGGAGCTTCTTTTCGAGGTGTTTCAGGGTAAGGGTTTTGTCTTTGCCAAAACTCGCGAGTAATGCCGCAATCGAAAATTCCATGTAGCGATCATTCCTAAGGATTATTCGTGTCTGACTCGGGCCTAATTCGGGGTGGGTCATCCATCGCGGAGTTGGGCAGTAACGCCTGGGTCTTGTAACCTAGCCATCGCGAGGGAGGTTGATTCAGGGGCTGACTGGGAACAGAACTGGATGGGAGGCCCACCGCCAGCCGTGAATCGAACGGTTTGACCGCAGCCTGAATGGGGTCGGAACGGCCAAACGCCGTGGCTTGCTCAATCCGGCAACGGAACTAGCAAGACCTACCTTTTACAGTGTCTCAACAAATGGGACGCTGTCAAATGTTTTTGTCAATATCGCGTTACGTTTTGCAATGGATTGCGGCGGGGAAGCACCCTGAGGGGGGCTAGGGGGGGCTAGGTGCGCTCTCCAGTAATCATGTAGGCCACTCGCTTGCCCACGTTGGTGGCATGGTCGGCGATGCGTTCCATGTAGCGAATGGCCAGCACCAGCAGCACCGTCGGCTCAATGGATCCGGTGATGTTGGTCTGGTGGGCGAGGAGGTTGTACAGCTCTTCGTAGTCGTTGTCTACGGCGTCATCTTTTTGCTTAATGTCTAGGCCAGCGGTGGCGTCGAGTTCCGAGAGGGCCAGCAGACTCATGGCCACCATGGATCGGCAGCGGTCGAGCATGGTGTTCACGCGGCCCATCAGGGGGTGGGCAGGATAGGGAAACAGCTTGATCGCCACATCTCCCAAATCCTTGGCGTAGTCGCCAATGCGTTCGAGGTCGCGCACCATCTGAATAAAGGCTCCCACCCGGCGCAAATCAGCATCGGCGGGGGCAGGCAGGGTGAAGAGGTGCATGCAGTCTACTTCGATTTGGCGATAGAACCGATCCACCTGTTTGTCTTGACTTCGCAACCGTTGTGCCGCCTCCAGGTTGCGATCACAGAGGGCATCGCGCGCGAGCACGCAGGAATTTTCCACGAGGGCACCCATGCGTAATAGATCACGCTGTACCCGGAGCAACTGACGCTCAAACTCGCTGCGCAGGGGGGGCGTCGTGTTTACAGGGGTTGAGGGCGTCAACCATGGATCCGAGTCCTGCACCAATCGTTTCTCCCTGGGGTTGTTCCAATCCAAGGGCTTGGCGGAGTAGTCGCGCCTAGCCTACTGAAAAACTATAGCGCCCTGAGACGAAATGCCGTGTTGGCCCTCGAACAAGGTTTTGTTAGCTTGGCATTAACTTTCCCCAAAATTGCCCAAGTTTCCCCAATACCCTGAACCTCAAGGCCCTGATCCTGGTGATTGCACCCACGGAAGTGACGATGCCTGAAGACGGTAGCCCACCAGCTCGGCTCAATGGCCCTGACGTTTGTAGACCATTAAGCTGTGTAACAGTTACCCCGGCCCCCAGCGAAGAAAAGACCGACTTAGTTAACAATCAGGTCTAGACAAGTCTGTCATCCATCGTTCACACCGTTTGTGAGGAATTGTTCTATGGCGCTTTCTGATACCCAGGTTTACATCGCCCTGGCTCTGGCCCTAATCCCCGGCTTCCTGGCCTTCCGACTGTCCACCGAACTGTACAAATAGCCTCTCAGGATGGGGCTCAACCACCATCAACGCCCCGTTCATCATCCGATATAAAAGCCCCTAGTTCAGCAGAGCTAGGGGCTTTTGTCTTGTGAGGCGATCCCCTACAGACCCAAACTAGGGCCAGTGTGAGTAGCACTGCGGGCTCCGGCGTACACGAGGCCCCGGCGGGTATCGAGGGTGAGGATGGTGCCGTCGCGGATAATTTCCGTGGCGTTTTTCACCCCTACAATCACCGGAACTCCTAGGCGTAGGCCGATCACCGCCGCGTGGCCCGTCAGGCTCTCGTCTTCGGTGATGATGCCCCCAGAGCGGCGGATGGCTTCGACGAAATCAGCACTGGTGCGGGGCACAATCAAAATTTCGCCCTCATTAAAGTCGTTGATATCCAGGCTGCTGTGGGCCACCCTAGCCCGACCGCTGACGGAAGCTTCGCCGATGCCCACGCCCCGGCCCAGCACCGCTGTCACCACATCCACCTTGATCAAATCCGTGGAGCCCGACACCCCTTGCAGGGTACCTGCCGTTAGCACCACCAGATCGCCATCGTTGAGCAGGTGCTTCTCCTGGGCCACCCCCATCGCTGCCTGGAAAGTTTGGGTGGTGGAAGGCAAATCCAGCACCAGCAGCGGCTTGACGCCCCACACGAGTTGCAGTTGGCGAGCCACATTCACATGGGGCGTAATGGCCAGAATCGGCGTTTGAGGCCGATATTTCGACACGTTGCGAGCGGTGGATCCGCTTTTGGTCAGGGTCATAATCGCCGCCGCATTGAGCTGGGAGGCAATCCGCCCCACGGCTTGGCTAATGGCGTTGGGGATGGAGTAGGCTCCGCTGTTTTCCAAATCGCGACGATCCAGCCCCTCCTGTTCGGTACGCACCGCCACCCGCGCCATGGTGGCCACGGCTTCTACGGGGAATTTGCCCACCGCCGTTTCGTTGGAGAGCATCACGGCATCGGTGCCGTCCAAAATGGCGTTGGCCACGTCCGATACCTCAGCGCGGGTGGGGCGCGGGTTAGACACCATGCTATCCAGCATTTGGGTGGCGGTAATCACCGGAATGCCGAGGGCGTTGGCGGTGGCAATCAGCCGCTTTTGCAGAATCGGCACATCTTCAGCGGGCAGTTCCACCCCCAAATCGCCCCGCGCCACCATCACCCCGTCAGACAGCGACAGAATCGCCTCCATCTGTTCGATGGCCTCGTGCTTTTCAATTTTGACGATCACGGGCACAGGCTTTCCGGCCTGGGCAATGATTTCCTTAATTTCCAGCACATCCTGGGGGTTGCGGACAAAACTGAGGGCCACCCAGTCCACCCCCTGGTTGAGGCCAAACATCAGGTCTTCCCGGTCTTTGTCGGTCAGCGCCTTGATAGACAAGTACACCCCTGGGAAGTTGACCCCCTTGTTGTTGGTCAGCAGACCACCCACCACCACGCGGCAGTGGAGTTCCTGGGCATTGATATCCACACCCTCCACCTTCATTTCCACCTTGCCGTCATCCAGCAGAATGGTGGAGCCAACGGGGACTTCCTCCGCCAGCTTGTCGTAGGTGACGCAGGCCCGCTCTTGGGTGCCCAAAATCCGCTCGCTGGTGAGCACAAAGGGATCGCCCTTCGCCAGTTGAATCGCCCCCTGCTCGAACTTGCCCAGGCGAATCTTCGGCCCCTGCAAGTCTTGCAAAATGCCCACGGGCTGGTTCAACTCAAAGGACACCTGGCGAATCAGACGAATACTGCGCTGGTGGTCTTCATGGCTACCGTGGGAAAAGTTGAGCCGCAGGGTGGTGGCCCCGGCTTCAATCAGGGCACGGAGCACGTCAGCATTCTGGGTTGCAGGGCCGATGGTGGCGACAATTTTAGTACGGCGGTGATTGGTACTCAGCGGCATAGTGAACTCTCTAACATGAACTGAACGACAACCCAGAGGCAAGCAAAATCAGGGGGTCAAACCCCGTTGGGATGCCCAGCAGACAACCTCTATCCCCAGACAACCTTTACATCAAGGCAGACAACCTTTACATAAAAATTGGGATTTTGTCACTCTAAAGCAAATCTGAGCCCAAACATCGACGCCCGCCGATGACTTTGATCCAACCGAGGTCATCCTGCCCTACCTCACCGATTCCGGCGGCGTCCTAGGCAAAGAAAGGGGGGTAATTCACGAAACCCGCCCCAGAAAACGCTTCTAGCCGCCCCCAGCCCCCGTGACTGAGATTTTTACCGATAGTCCGTCACAAAACTTTATTAACGCCGCGCCGTAACGTATACTACCGAGGATACTGGTGTAGGAGCGATGCAACATGTCGGCGGCAACGGAGCCCCTGACGATACGAAAAACGGTGCCCCCTGAGTTGTTGAAAACTGAGGGCGGCTTAAGTCCGAATACCATAATGTTTCTGGCCTCCGTAGGCTTGATCAGCGTTTCCACTGTGGGCTACTTTCTGTGGAGTTGGCCCAGTTGGTGCGTGTTTTTGATGAATGTGCTGTCCCTCCACCTGTCCGGGACGGTCATTCACGATGCTTCTCATAATTCTGCCCATCGCAACCGTATCGTCAACGCCGTTCTCGGCCACGGTAGCGCCCTGATTTTGGGCTTTTCCTTTCCGGTGTTCACCCGCGTGCACCTACAGCACCACGCCCACGTGAACGATCCTGAAAACGATCCGGATCACTTCGTCTCCACCGGAGGGCCGCTGTGGCTGATTGCCGCCCGCTTCTTCTACCACGAGATTTACTTCTTCAAACGCCAACTCTGGCGCAACTGGGAGCTGCTGGAGTGGTTCTTGGGCCGCTTGGCCGTCGCCCTGCTGGTGTTTGCCGCCTGGAAGTTTGACTTCCTGGGCTACATCTTCAACTTTTGGTTCTCCCCGGCCTTGGTCGTCGGCATTGCCCTGGGCTTGTTTTTTGATTACCTGCCCCACCGCCCCTTCGAGGAACGGGATCGCTGGAAGAACGCCCGCGTTTATCCTGGTGCCGTCCTAAACGTGCTGATCATGGGCCAAAACTACCATCTGGTGCATCACCTGTGGCCCTCGGTGCCCTGGTACAAATACAAGCCCACCTACGAAGTCATGCGGCCTTTGCTGGACGAGAAGGGTTCACCTCAGTCCCTAGGGTTGCTGCAAGTAAAGGACTTCTTTAGCTTTCTCTACGACTTGTTTCTAGGGATTCGATTTAAGCGCCATTAACGCTCAGCGACGGTCATCGTCTTGACCTCAAACCAGGCAGGGTAGGTCATCACAATGGCCCACCCTGCTCAGCATAGGCTCGGGATCAACCTTAGAGTCTCAAGAACCCTAGAATCTCAGTTTTTAGGACTGTTTGACCCCAAAGGACGGGGCAATATAGTCCTCTGGCAGGTAGTTGGCGGGGATGGTGGAGTGGTTGCCATCCCGCAGGGCGGTGTAGCCCGGTGAGAGAATTTCGATATCGGCGGCGTTGCAATAGTCTTGGATGTTTTGGTGTAGGGCCGAATAGATGAGGGGCATTTGGTTTGGGGCGGCGGTGTAGGCGCTGAGGGTGTAGCTGACGTTGAAGTCGTTGAGGCCCGTTTGCAGAACGAAGGGGGCAGGGTTGGATTGGATGTTGGGGGTGGCCAGGGCCGCTTCGATCAGCACCTCGTGAACCTTGCGCCAGGGCAGATCGTAGCCGAGGGTGATGGTAGTTTGGAGCACCAGATAGCCCCCGGCCTCGCGGCAGATGGCGCTGAAGTTGGTGACGTTGCTGTTCAGTACCGAGGCATTGGGGATGGTGACGGTTTCCTTTCTGGGCGTGATGACGCGGGTGACAAATAGGGATTTGTCCTGCACTTCGCCGATGATGCTGTCAATGCGGATGAGATCGCCAATCCGAAAGGCGCGGGTGTAGATCAAAATAATTCCGGCCAGGGCGTTGGCGACGGCGGAGGAGGACCCCAGGGTCAGCAAGGCCCCGATAAACAGCGACACCCCCTGAAAGGCTGGAGATCCAAATCCGGGCAAAAACGGCCCAGCGATCACAAAGGCGATGGCCACAATAAAAAACATGGCAAGGCGAACGGTGGGCTGCACCCATTCGGGGTAGAACCAGGGGTAGACATCCTGCCGCCCTAGTTCGACAATCACTTGCTTGGCAAACTCGATCACGTAGTAGGTGATGAGGGCCAAAATCCCCAGCATCATCAGGTTGGGTAGATAGGCCACAAACCCCTGGGCCAGGGCACTAAGGCGTTCTGCAATGTCTCGCAGCAGGCTGTCGCCAATTGCCTCTGTGGCTGGAAACTGGCTGAGCACAAAGGGCACATAGAGGTAGAGGGCAAACAGCACGACCCCCATCCGCACCAGTTGGATGATGCTCTGGAGCAGGTAGCTGGTGGCTCCGGCCCCTAGCAGGTGAATCGACCGGATTCGCAGGGCGAGGATACCGCTTTCCCGCTGGGTCTGAATGCGGCTGGACAGCTTAGAACAGAGGAAAAACAGCCCTCGCAGAAAAATAACCAGAATTAACGTGCTGACTACGATAGCGACTAAGTTGGTGGCCGTCCGCCTGAGGGTGCGGGCCTCCCGATAGTCGATCAGAGCCTGCTGAATCCAGTCCACCGCCATCGCTGCCAGTTCGGGGTGAGGCCGACCGTAGACAGCTTCGTCCTCTGGGCGAACGGTAAACAGCACGCTATCCCCGGCAAAAACAACGCTCTGGGTCTCCCCCGTTTCCGCCCGAATGTCGTCGGGGGCAATGCTGCTGTCCGCCACAGCCGCCTGAATGCGCTGGGTGAGGATAGCGGCCCGTTCCTCGGCGGAGACCCCCTCAAGGCCCACCCTGACCCGAAATAACTCCCTGCCATCCAGCACCACCGGAAAGCCGTCGATGGCATTGCCTACGAGGCGGCTAGGTGGTGCCCCCCCCTGAGCCAATGGCGTAGCTGACGGGCTGGCGGTTGTCTCTGGAGCAGGGGCCGTTTCCTCGGTTGCGGTTGTTTGAGCGTTTTGAGTTTGGGCCACGTAAGTGGGGGGAGCAGAAGTCTGGGCCAGAACCCCATGAGCTTTCCCCGGCATAGCATGGGTGCCCCCGATCAGCAGCGCTCCCAGCAGCGCCACCGCCATCCAAAACAGCCGCCATCGCTGCCGAGGTAGCGCCCCACGGAAGGCCAAGGGACTGAACGGATATCGAGATTTCGCGTGGTTAAGGCCCATTCGTGGTGCTGTCCTTTGAAGCGTGAGTGATTGAATCAACGTCGATGGGGGCGAAGGAGTTGGGACGAAGGAGTTGGGGTGAGGGCGACGTCATGGCCCTTGATATTCCCGCTGGTCGGCGAGTTTGCGGATGGCAACCTGCACCGACATCCCCAAATAGTCCGAAGCCTCTCCCATCCAGGAACCCGATAAGGGAATCACCTGTCCGGGATGGCGGGCGATGGCCACAGGGACAAGGTCAAAGCCTTCGCTGATGCGGTTGGTGGGGTCATAGTTGCGCCATCCAGCACCGGGAAGATAGACCTGAAGCCAAGCGTGGGTGGCCCCAGAGCCAGTCATGCCCACATCGCCGCCATCCAAAGCCGCATCATACAAGTAGCCACTGACAAACCGACAGGCCAACCCCAGCCGCCGCAGGGCTTCAATCATCAGCCAAGCATAGTCGCGGCAAGTGCCCATGCCCGTTTTCAGGGTATCGCCAGGGGCCTGGGTGCCCTCCGCCTCGCGGGCTTCATACTTGAGGGTGCTGTGGATGGTATCCATCATGCGGTTGATCACATCCAAGGTACCGTCCTGATCGCCCAGCACAAACCGCCGTGTCCAATCTGCCACAAGGCCATCAACGTCCTCGGCATGGGGCCGCATAAAGACGGCTAAATCCGTCCATTCGTCCGGCGTATACTGCACGGGCAGTTCCTCTGCCCTGGGGTCGAGGGGAAACTCCTGCACCGCCCGATAGCCGAAGTGCTCCCCCCGCACCCGATAGGTGACGGTCAGTTCCTTTCCTGGAGTTTGC contains:
- a CDS encoding transglutaminase domain-containing protein → MSVIYDLEHVTTYRYAKPVTFGTHRAIFLPRGSYGGRVLSYALETNLPSQVRWVMDTLSNNVAVIDLQTPGKELTVTYRVRGEHFGYRAVQEFPLDPRAEELPVQYTPDEWTDLAVFMRPHAEDVDGLVADWTRRFVLGDQDGTLDVINRMMDTIHSTLKYEAREAEGTQAPGDTLKTGMGTCRDYAWLMIEALRRLGLACRFVSGYLYDAALDGGDVGMTGSGATHAWLQVYLPGAGWRNYDPTNRISEGFDLVPVAIARHPGQVIPLSGSWMGEASDYLGMSVQVAIRKLADQREYQGP
- the psaM gene encoding photosystem I reaction center subunit XII, producing the protein MALSDTQVYIALALALIPGFLAFRLSTELYK
- the crtR gene encoding beta-carotene hydroxylase translates to MSAATEPLTIRKTVPPELLKTEGGLSPNTIMFLASVGLISVSTVGYFLWSWPSWCVFLMNVLSLHLSGTVIHDASHNSAHRNRIVNAVLGHGSALILGFSFPVFTRVHLQHHAHVNDPENDPDHFVSTGGPLWLIAARFFYHEIYFFKRQLWRNWELLEWFLGRLAVALLVFAAWKFDFLGYIFNFWFSPALVVGIALGLFFDYLPHRPFEERDRWKNARVYPGAVLNVLIMGQNYHLVHHLWPSVPWYKYKPTYEVMRPLLDEKGSPQSLGLLQVKDFFSFLYDLFLGIRFKRH
- a CDS encoding mechanosensitive ion channel family protein, producing the protein MGLNHAKSRYPFSPLAFRGALPRQRWRLFWMAVALLGALLIGGTHAMPGKAHGVLAQTSAPPTYVAQTQNAQTTATEETAPAPETTASPSATPLAQGGAPPSRLVGNAIDGFPVVLDGRELFRVRVGLEGVSAEERAAILTQRIQAAVADSSIAPDDIRAETGETQSVVFAGDSVLFTVRPEDEAVYGRPHPELAAMAVDWIQQALIDYREARTLRRTATNLVAIVVSTLILVIFLRGLFFLCSKLSSRIQTQRESGILALRIRSIHLLGAGATSYLLQSIIQLVRMGVVLFALYLYVPFVLSQFPATEAIGDSLLRDIAERLSALAQGFVAYLPNLMMLGILALITYYVIEFAKQVIVELGRQDVYPWFYPEWVQPTVRLAMFFIVAIAFVIAGPFLPGFGSPAFQGVSLFIGALLTLGSSSAVANALAGIILIYTRAFRIGDLIRIDSIIGEVQDKSLFVTRVITPRKETVTIPNASVLNSNVTNFSAICREAGGYLVLQTTITLGYDLPWRKVHEVLIEAALATPNIQSNPAPFVLQTGLNDFNVSYTLSAYTAAPNQMPLIYSALHQNIQDYCNAADIEILSPGYTALRDGNHSTIPANYLPEDYIAPSFGVKQS
- the pyk gene encoding pyruvate kinase, with protein sequence MPLSTNHRRTKIVATIGPATQNADVLRALIEAGATTLRLNFSHGSHEDHQRSIRLIRQVSFELNQPVGILQDLQGPKIRLGKFEQGAIQLAKGDPFVLTSERILGTQERACVTYDKLAEEVPVGSTILLDDGKVEMKVEGVDINAQELHCRVVVGGLLTNNKGVNFPGVYLSIKALTDKDREDLMFGLNQGVDWVALSFVRNPQDVLEIKEIIAQAGKPVPVIVKIEKHEAIEQMEAILSLSDGVMVARGDLGVELPAEDVPILQKRLIATANALGIPVITATQMLDSMVSNPRPTRAEVSDVANAILDGTDAVMLSNETAVGKFPVEAVATMARVAVRTEQEGLDRRDLENSGAYSIPNAISQAVGRIASQLNAAAIMTLTKSGSTARNVSKYRPQTPILAITPHVNVARQLQLVWGVKPLLVLDLPSTTQTFQAAMGVAQEKHLLNDGDLVVLTAGTLQGVSGSTDLIKVDVVTAVLGRGVGIGEASVSGRARVAHSSLDINDFNEGEILIVPRTSADFVEAIRRSGGIITEDESLTGHAAVIGLRLGVPVIVGVKNATEIIRDGTILTLDTRRGLVYAGARSATHTGPSLGL
- the phoU gene encoding phosphate signaling complex protein PhoU; protein product: MQDSDPWLTPSTPVNTTPPLRSEFERQLLRVQRDLLRMGALVENSCVLARDALCDRNLEAAQRLRSQDKQVDRFYRQIEVDCMHLFTLPAPADADLRRVGAFIQMVRDLERIGDYAKDLGDVAIKLFPYPAHPLMGRVNTMLDRCRSMVAMSLLALSELDATAGLDIKQKDDAVDNDYEELYNLLAHQTNITGSIEPTVLLVLAIRYMERIADHATNVGKRVAYMITGERT
- a CDS encoding ribonuclease R family protein is translated as MEFSIAALLASFGKDKTLTLKHLEKKLHCTTDTSQRDLQIAVDALERIGVLVKERGKYRRNSEDGVVEGKLRCSSKGFCFAIQDEEGAEDIYVRESHLNTAWNGDRVLVRVTKEGSGRRSPEGEVRLILERANASVLARVKQEAEDYRAVPLDDRLLFELSLLANGGNLNEAVDQLAHVEIVRYPLGQNPPQGRVAQILGSDAEAASDLDIVHCKHDLPRQFSDRVLAEAEALPTRLGKTALKDRLDLREALTLTIDGPNASVMDDALTLDRTEAGHWRLGVHISDITHYIPAHSAIDQEAARRGTSVYLGDTVIPMLPPPLSGSLGSLEVGKDRLTLSMLATLDDTGHVLEYEIRPSVVNVNYHVTYQEAQAVLERDNPDALSTLGVDAKALKKLAPIYDLLDNLLYLSQAIKRQRLHRGSFELNLPEYDFPADAEEPLAHYRSPKFQYDDEGLLGVMVVSAGVSSRPLVTECMLLANQLVAQHLVALGVPAIYRLHRAPDPNDVQELTKLAENMDIQLTLEAEDAPQPKDYQRFVEQFADSSAEKILTYLLLETIQPAFYSTHPSQHFGLGLAEGYTHFTSPSRRYADLVVHRILHAVFESGRDRRSTRSKDGVDLHHSACHGQISWNVLPPEIQHDLEDDLPRLAIHLTERERLAQEAESDLEGLKKAEFMRSHTGEVFHGLITGVQSYGFFVEIEELLVEGLVHVSSLKDDWYEYRARQQKLVGRKNRQQYRLGDKVDVQVKSVDYYRQQIDLVAVGGGSQMPDDEENPAYDEDAPETAGSDLSSDESE